In Methanosarcina barkeri MS, a single window of DNA contains:
- the rnp3 gene encoding ribonuclease P protein component 3 yields the protein MGKPKFYDFCVHAVPDGENTVDQLSALARHLGYSGIALANHSDKLPQSQPVLPSTNGFEVFRGIELVEENPSKLHGLIGKFRKSVDVLIVHGGSENVNRAALENPRVDVLNHPAFAKSSGLNQVLAKAAAENDVAIGLTIRPLLHSRGPRRVRLLSDLRANLELARKYDVSLVLSSGAMSCFDLRSPMETLALAEVCGLEEEEALEAITVVPEGIISRNRPGPGYVREGIEVLEEGDYC from the coding sequence TTGGGTAAACCTAAATTCTACGACTTTTGCGTTCATGCAGTGCCTGATGGGGAAAATACGGTTGATCAACTTTCTGCTCTTGCCCGGCATTTAGGGTACAGCGGGATTGCGCTTGCAAACCATTCTGATAAACTTCCTCAATCACAACCTGTGTTGCCCTCTACTAACGGATTTGAGGTTTTCAGGGGAATCGAGCTTGTGGAGGAAAATCCCTCGAAACTTCACGGGCTTATTGGAAAATTTCGGAAGTCTGTGGACGTCCTGATAGTCCATGGAGGTTCAGAAAACGTCAACAGGGCTGCTCTGGAAAACCCGAGAGTGGATGTTCTGAACCACCCGGCTTTTGCTAAAAGCAGTGGGTTAAACCAGGTGCTTGCAAAGGCCGCAGCTGAAAACGATGTCGCAATCGGCCTGACAATAAGACCCCTTCTTCATTCAAGAGGACCAAGGCGCGTTCGTCTGTTGTCGGATTTAAGAGCAAACCTTGAACTTGCCAGAAAGTACGATGTTTCCCTTGTCCTTTCAAGTGGCGCAATGTCCTGTTTTGACCTTCGTTCTCCCATGGAGACACTTGCTCTGGCTGAAGTCTGCGGTCTTGAAGAAGAGGAGGCCCTTGAAGCCATTACTGTTGTGCCTGAAGGAATAATCTCAAGGAACCGCCCTGGTCCCGGCTATGTTAGAGAAGGTATTGAGGTACTTGAGGAGGGAGATTACTGTTGA
- a CDS encoding Rpp14/Pop5 family protein, giving the protein MKRLLPSLRAKKRYLAFELISEVPVSRSDLVKEVMFSASSLLGDVTASECDIKVLGFEESKGIIQCAHTKVKETRASLATLTRVNGKRATVHILGTSGTIKRATEKFLQNTTFEPEIRINPKRLKNNNLGRIPES; this is encoded by the coding sequence TTGAAACGCCTACTTCCTTCGCTTCGTGCGAAAAAGCGCTATCTGGCCTTTGAGCTGATCTCAGAGGTACCAGTCAGCAGGAGTGATCTGGTCAAAGAGGTCATGTTTTCGGCTTCTTCCTTGCTTGGAGATGTCACTGCCAGTGAATGTGATATCAAAGTGCTCGGTTTTGAAGAATCTAAAGGTATTATTCAGTGTGCTCATACGAAAGTAAAAGAAACGAGAGCATCACTGGCAACTCTCACACGGGTCAACGGAAAAAGGGCAACTGTGCATATACTTGGAACTTCAGGCACGATTAAAAGGGCAACCGAAAAATTTCTTCAGAATACGACCTTTGAGCCAGAAATCAGGATAAATCCAAAACGTCTGAAGAATAATAACCTGGGCAGGATTCCGGAAAGCTAA
- a CDS encoding ABC transporter permease — translation MYELKIALRQVFSRKRQTFFAILAVALAVAVITVMMAMLSGFQGELIKSSTENNPHIVINPQDEKDGFIHLYKYNSALISEKEGVIALSPKYLGQAALEYKDNAEGISLQGVEPEAEDKVMRVSKDMIEGSFLSLTHTRNGIILGDKLAENLEVQPGDRVDAVFPGSKTTSFKVIGLIHTGTAADEVTAYARLDSLQDFFNEPGVVSTIGVRVADPYQADVISSSIEKETDLNAVSWIETNAEILNLLNTQKVFVNVFYILIYGIAGFGIANTLITIVAQRTREIGILKAMGASQKSIMIVFLFQSVILGAMGLVLGTILGYIATITLQSYKIAVPQEMYFGLQTLPLEVDPLNFVYAAFFAFIINIISGIYPARKAAKLDPVKAIESA, via the coding sequence ATGTATGAATTGAAAATCGCATTGAGGCAAGTTTTTTCCAGAAAAAGGCAAACTTTTTTTGCCATACTTGCAGTTGCCCTTGCCGTAGCCGTAATTACGGTAATGATGGCAATGCTTTCTGGCTTTCAAGGAGAGCTTATAAAGTCCAGTACTGAGAACAATCCCCATATTGTTATCAATCCTCAGGATGAAAAAGACGGGTTTATTCATCTTTACAAATATAATTCGGCCCTGATTTCGGAAAAAGAAGGAGTTATAGCGTTGTCTCCCAAATATCTGGGTCAGGCAGCCCTGGAATATAAGGATAATGCAGAGGGTATTTCACTTCAGGGAGTTGAACCTGAGGCTGAAGATAAGGTTATGCGGGTAAGCAAGGATATGATAGAAGGGAGCTTTCTATCGCTCACCCATACAAGAAATGGAATCATACTTGGAGATAAGCTTGCGGAAAATCTTGAGGTTCAGCCTGGAGACCGGGTAGATGCAGTGTTTCCGGGCTCAAAAACAACTTCTTTTAAGGTTATAGGTCTGATCCATACCGGAACGGCTGCAGATGAGGTGACAGCCTATGCAAGGCTGGATTCATTGCAGGATTTCTTCAATGAACCTGGAGTTGTAAGCACAATAGGGGTCAGGGTCGCAGACCCGTACCAGGCCGACGTTATATCAAGCTCAATTGAAAAAGAAACCGATCTTAATGCAGTAAGCTGGATAGAAACAAATGCAGAAATCCTTAATCTTCTAAACACTCAGAAGGTTTTCGTAAACGTTTTCTATATCCTTATTTACGGGATTGCCGGGTTCGGGATTGCAAATACTCTGATTACCATTGTTGCTCAGCGAACCCGAGAAATAGGTATCTTAAAAGCTATGGGAGCTTCTCAAAAAAGCATAATGATTGTTTTTCTTTTCCAGTCTGTAATTCTCGGAGCTATGGGGCTGGTTTTGGGTACTATTCTGGGTTATATTGCAACCATTACTCTGCAGAGCTATAAAATCGCAGTCCCTCAGGAGATGTATTTCGGGCTTCAGACACTTCCTCTTGAAGTCGACCCTCTCAACTTCGTATATGCTGCTTTCTTTGCTTTCATAATCAACATAATCTCAGGTATTTACCCTGCACGGAAGGCTGCAAAGCTTGACCCTGTAAAAGCCATAGAAAGTGCCTGA
- a CDS encoding ABC transporter ATP-binding protein: MTEESPIIELKYLTKTYQNGMEFHALDNATLKIKKGEFIAIVGPSGSGKSTLMHLIGLLDTPSSGTLLIDRNDVTNMSDKERSEIRNRMLGFVFQYHHLLPDFTALENVMMPLLIAGKKRKEAKEISEKLLKEVGLEDRMDHKPGELSGGQNQRVAIARALSCSPAIVLGDEPTGNLDTKTGDMIYELLRQLNKEYNQTFIVVTHNDDMALKADRIIRLVDGKIMAP; this comes from the coding sequence ATGACAGAAGAAAGCCCAATAATCGAGCTTAAATACCTGACAAAAACCTATCAAAACGGGATGGAATTCCATGCTCTCGATAATGCAACTCTGAAGATAAAAAAAGGGGAATTCATTGCAATTGTCGGGCCGTCGGGTTCAGGCAAAAGTACACTTATGCATTTAATAGGCCTGCTGGATACTCCGAGCTCAGGCACTCTACTGATAGATAGAAATGATGTAACAAATATGTCTGACAAAGAACGTTCTGAGATAAGAAACAGGATGCTTGGTTTTGTTTTCCAGTACCATCATTTGCTCCCTGATTTTACAGCCCTGGAAAATGTAATGATGCCACTTTTAATTGCTGGAAAAAAGAGGAAAGAAGCAAAGGAAATTTCCGAAAAACTCCTGAAAGAGGTAGGACTTGAAGACCGGATGGATCACAAACCCGGTGAACTTTCAGGAGGGCAGAATCAGAGGGTTGCAATAGCAAGAGCATTAAGCTGTTCCCCTGCAATTGTACTGGGAGATGAGCCAACAGGCAACCTTGATACAAAAACGGGTGACATGATCTACGAGCTGTTGAGGCAGCTTAATAAGGAATATAATCAGACATTTATTGTAGTTACTCATAACGATGATATGGCCTTAAAAGCTGATAGAATCATCAGGCTAGTGGATGGAAAAATCATGGCTCCGTAA
- a CDS encoding ABC transporter permease, protein MRYELFIALRQIRARKFQTILSVGAIALAVMVLTVSQAVMVGFTGELYNTTVNKLPHVSVSPQEGEDYIYLYRTLIEKTEKIESVSAVSPFLTGKASFKFKTNSFNAELKGVIPLQENNISAIEADMVEGNFRELEYSRNTVVIGSKLADKLEVNPGDSVDVSFPNATPLSLRVVGIFHTGSPLDESLTYTSLDTAQEFYNVPDVINGLSVRLEDFNRDREVAAKIKKAGYKAKGWTETNPEILRTIAIESTSNNVVLGLIIVIASFGVVSALNLSVIGATSQIGMLRAMGATVSSIRTIFVLQSGILGLLGALIGTLTGVAISLGLGQYEMPAASSEFYGGMTTIPIIVRTGDILVIIIAVFLLNLIAGIYPAQQAAKLDPVKAISSK, encoded by the coding sequence ATGCGTTATGAACTCTTTATTGCGCTCAGGCAGATTCGGGCAAGAAAATTCCAGACAATTCTTTCAGTTGGAGCTATAGCTCTTGCTGTAATGGTACTTACCGTTTCCCAGGCGGTTATGGTTGGTTTTACTGGCGAACTCTATAACACTACCGTAAATAAACTTCCTCACGTCTCGGTATCTCCGCAGGAAGGTGAAGACTATATTTACCTTTACAGAACCCTCATCGAAAAAACTGAAAAAATAGAGAGTGTTTCTGCAGTTTCTCCGTTTCTTACAGGAAAAGCGTCCTTCAAGTTCAAGACAAATTCCTTTAACGCCGAGCTGAAAGGCGTCATCCCTCTACAGGAAAACAATATCAGCGCCATTGAAGCTGATATGGTTGAAGGAAATTTCAGGGAACTTGAATATTCGAGAAATACGGTGGTAATTGGCTCGAAACTGGCAGATAAGCTTGAGGTTAATCCTGGAGACTCGGTTGATGTGTCTTTTCCAAATGCAACCCCTCTGTCCCTGAGAGTAGTTGGAATTTTTCATACCGGTTCGCCTCTGGACGAATCCCTTACTTATACATCCCTGGATACCGCCCAGGAATTCTACAATGTTCCGGATGTGATTAACGGTCTTTCTGTCAGGCTTGAGGATTTTAATAGGGACAGGGAAGTTGCTGCTAAGATCAAAAAGGCCGGCTATAAAGCAAAAGGCTGGACCGAAACCAATCCTGAAATTCTTAGGACAATTGCCATTGAGAGCACTTCCAACAATGTAGTCCTTGGTCTGATTATAGTTATTGCTTCTTTTGGAGTGGTTAGCGCTCTGAATCTTTCAGTTATCGGTGCTACAAGCCAAATCGGTATGCTTAGGGCTATGGGAGCTACGGTTTCCAGTATCAGGACAATCTTTGTACTTCAAAGCGGTATTTTGGGTTTGCTAGGTGCTCTTATCGGGACTCTTACAGGAGTTGCAATATCCCTGGGATTAGGTCAGTACGAAATGCCAGCTGCTTCCTCAGAATTTTACGGCGGCATGACAACCATTCCCATTATAGTCCGAACTGGAGATATTCTGGTCATTATTATTGCAGTTTTTCTGCTGAACCTTATTGCCGGGATTTACCCTGCCCAGCAGGCAGCTAAACTCGACCCCGTGAAAGCTATCAGTTCAAAATAA
- a CDS encoding 50S ribosomal protein L15e, with the protein MVKSYYTYVRDAWKNPDKTYVNELRWERMQVWRKQGSVTRIERPTRIDKARSIGYKAKQGIVVARVKVRRGGLGKTRFNRGRRTQKMGVNKITGGMSIQRIAEARADRKYPNLEVLNSYWVGEDGKNKWFEVILVDPFHPVIKSDKSLNWVCDPSARDRAARGKTSAGQKGRGMSARGKGTEKTRPSIRANKSRGK; encoded by the coding sequence TTGGTAAAATCTTATTACACATACGTACGTGATGCATGGAAAAATCCTGATAAAACTTACGTGAACGAGCTCCGCTGGGAGCGCATGCAGGTCTGGAGAAAGCAGGGATCCGTGACCAGAATTGAAAGGCCCACAAGAATCGACAAAGCACGCTCCATTGGATACAAAGCCAAGCAGGGTATTGTCGTTGCCAGAGTAAAAGTACGCCGCGGAGGGCTTGGTAAAACAAGGTTCAACCGTGGAAGAAGGACCCAGAAAATGGGAGTAAACAAGATCACAGGCGGCATGAGCATTCAGAGAATTGCCGAAGCCCGCGCAGATCGCAAATACCCGAACCTTGAAGTCCTGAACTCCTACTGGGTAGGGGAGGATGGAAAGAACAAGTGGTTTGAAGTTATTCTTGTAGATCCCTTCCACCCTGTAATTAAGAGTGACAAGAGCCTGAACTGGGTATGCGACCCGTCCGCCAGGGACAGAGCCGCAAGGGGCAAGACCAGTGCCGGCCAGAAGGGCAGAGGCATGTCTGCACGCGGAAAAGGTACTGAAAAGACCAGACCGAGTATCCGTGCAAACAAGAGTCGAGGCAAGTGA
- a CDS encoding RNA-binding protein, whose product MIHHIILRVIAHATEDVSRVCEALDFFLSGAGVRDGSKLIEEFQAEGHHGNPITILSVQLKRKADCLSFARFVRENFSEEDIAKLREEMPERLDDDQVFHLRFDKQAAYLQQVKLTNSSDAITAKVKIETYPKNREKAGAIVEELFG is encoded by the coding sequence GTGATTCATCACATAATACTGCGTGTGATCGCCCACGCAACCGAAGACGTATCCAGAGTCTGTGAGGCTCTGGACTTTTTTTTATCCGGTGCCGGCGTCCGGGACGGGAGCAAACTGATTGAAGAGTTCCAGGCTGAAGGGCACCATGGAAATCCCATTACTATCCTGAGCGTACAGCTTAAAAGAAAGGCAGACTGTCTGAGTTTTGCCCGCTTCGTACGGGAGAACTTTTCGGAAGAAGATATAGCAAAACTGAGGGAAGAAATGCCTGAGAGGCTGGATGATGATCAGGTCTTCCATCTTCGCTTTGACAAGCAGGCTGCATACCTGCAGCAGGTGAAGCTGACTAATTCCTCGGATGCGATCACTGCAAAAGTCAAGATCGAGACTTATCCGAAAAACCGGGAAAAAGCTGGAGCTATTGTGGAGGAATTGTTTGGGTAA
- a CDS encoding TetR/AcrR family transcriptional regulator — protein MPPKTKFDKEAIVEAAFDIAKEEGFASITARSVAKRLHCSVAPIYLNFETIDDLIKAVVERVFALSDELMKKQEGSDLFENIGKASLAFAREYPVLFRELVIQQNPYMASYENVQEAIVKVLAEDENLRGLTYEERRRLLLKMRIFQMGISVMAANGQLPSWLDDQAAEALLLEMGEDLLRIQQIKQKEMEQLKK, from the coding sequence ATGCCACCCAAAACAAAATTTGACAAAGAAGCTATTGTAGAAGCCGCTTTTGACATCGCTAAAGAAGAAGGCTTTGCTAGCATAACCGCTCGCAGCGTGGCGAAACGTCTCCATTGTTCGGTTGCGCCGATCTATCTCAATTTCGAAACAATTGATGATTTGATTAAAGCTGTTGTCGAACGTGTTTTTGCCCTTTCGGATGAATTGATGAAAAAACAAGAAGGATCGGACCTCTTTGAAAATATCGGAAAAGCCAGTTTAGCGTTTGCACGGGAGTACCCTGTCCTTTTTCGTGAACTAGTAATACAGCAAAATCCATACATGGCTTCGTATGAAAACGTTCAGGAGGCTATTGTTAAGGTACTGGCTGAAGACGAAAACTTGCGCGGTTTGACGTACGAAGAACGCAGGCGCCTGCTTTTAAAAATGCGGATCTTTCAAATGGGAATCTCGGTCATGGCTGCCAATGGTCAGCTGCCTTCCTGGCTTGATGACCAGGCTGCTGAGGCGCTTCTTCTGGAAATGGGAGAGGATCTCCTGCGTATCCAACAAATTAAACAAAAGGAGATGGAGCAATTAAAAAAATAA
- the psmA gene encoding archaeal proteasome endopeptidase complex subunit alpha codes for MQMAPQMGYDRAITVFSPDGRLFQVEYAREAVKRGTTAVGIKAADGVVLLVDKRITSRLVEAESIEKIFQIDDHIGAATSGLVADARSLVDRARVEAQINRVSYDEPIGVEVISKKICDHKQTYTQYGGVRPYGTALLIAGVDDNLPRLFETDPSGALLEYKATAIGAGRNAVVEVFEAEYREDMNMDAAILLGMDALYRAAEGKFDASTLEVGIVSLQDKKFRKLVPEEVENYVQQILEKHKETENKE; via the coding sequence ATGCAGATGGCACCACAGATGGGCTATGACAGGGCAATTACAGTTTTCAGCCCTGATGGAAGACTTTTTCAGGTAGAATATGCCCGCGAAGCAGTCAAGAGGGGAACAACAGCCGTGGGAATTAAGGCAGCTGATGGGGTAGTGCTGCTCGTTGACAAGCGAATAACTAGCAGGCTTGTAGAAGCCGAGTCAATTGAAAAGATTTTTCAGATTGACGACCACATAGGAGCTGCGACCTCAGGGCTTGTGGCAGATGCCCGCTCCCTTGTTGACAGAGCACGTGTAGAAGCGCAGATCAACAGGGTTTCTTACGATGAACCCATAGGTGTGGAGGTTATCTCCAAGAAAATCTGCGACCACAAACAAACATACACCCAGTACGGTGGAGTTCGCCCATATGGAACTGCACTTCTGATTGCAGGTGTGGATGACAACCTGCCAAGGCTCTTTGAGACAGACCCGAGCGGTGCTCTTCTGGAATACAAGGCGACAGCTATAGGCGCAGGCAGAAATGCAGTCGTTGAGGTCTTTGAAGCAGAGTACAGAGAAGACATGAATATGGATGCAGCTATCCTTCTAGGTATGGATGCACTCTATAGGGCTGCCGAAGGCAAGTTCGATGCGTCTACCCTTGAGGTAGGTATTGTGTCGCTTCAGGACAAGAAATTCAGAAAATTAGTTCCTGAAGAAGTTGAGAATTATGTTCAGCAGATCCTTGAAAAACACAAGGAAACTGAGAACAAAGAATAA
- a CDS encoding response regulator: MKKAKILVVEDQNIVALNIRNKLKNLGYTVPGTASTGEEAIRKAELTNADLVLMDIMLKGEMDGIEAAREIKNRLRIPVLYLTAYTDDETLERAKTTEPAGYISKPFKEEDLHSNIEMALHKHRAEKEAEKEVGKENEKIPE, translated from the coding sequence ATGAAAAAAGCAAAAATTCTGGTTGTCGAAGACCAGAATATAGTAGCTCTAAATATTAGAAACAAACTGAAAAATCTTGGTTATACTGTACCGGGCACTGCATCCACAGGAGAGGAAGCAATAAGAAAAGCAGAGTTGACGAATGCAGACCTTGTTTTGATGGACATCATGTTAAAAGGTGAGATGGATGGAATTGAGGCTGCTCGTGAAATCAAAAACCGGCTCCGGATTCCAGTACTCTATCTTACCGCTTACACTGATGACGAAACTCTTGAGAGGGCAAAAACGACAGAGCCTGCGGGATATATCTCAAAACCTTTTAAAGAAGAAGACCTGCACAGCAATATCGAAATGGCACTTCACAAGCACAGAGCCGAAAAAGAGGCTGAAAAGGAAGTTGGAAAAGAAAATGAAAAGATTCCTGAGTAA
- a CDS encoding TetR/AcrR family transcriptional regulator: MRDKIIVQKNQKSTKRDKKAKIITIQDAMCMLIETKGYENVTIRDIAEAASVSIGLIYKYFPGGKFDILKEIGYRYTDELLRIKQPETIDFNDFPGYMRDVIKNMQQFYKDNSPLIKALIMATLSDSEIMDEIKKMDVKDYKTASEFFCRFNGVDIGNKDPLEVLVCWGFTVKSIILCDIICPLPLMDEEALTDLMVDLSLKIWGYQEGA; encoded by the coding sequence ATGCGGGATAAAATAATTGTTCAAAAAAATCAAAAGAGTACAAAACGGGATAAAAAGGCAAAAATCATTACCATCCAGGATGCCATGTGCATGCTGATAGAGACAAAAGGCTATGAAAACGTGACTATCCGGGACATAGCTGAAGCTGCCAGCGTGAGTATAGGACTGATCTATAAGTATTTCCCGGGAGGCAAGTTTGACATCCTTAAGGAGATCGGTTATAGATACACGGATGAGTTATTGAGGATAAAACAGCCAGAAACTATTGATTTTAATGATTTTCCGGGTTACATGAGAGATGTTATCAAAAATATGCAGCAATTCTACAAAGATAATAGTCCTTTAATAAAAGCGTTGATCATGGCCACACTGAGCGATAGCGAAATCATGGATGAAATCAAAAAGATGGATGTCAAAGACTACAAGACCGCATCCGAATTTTTTTGCCGTTTCAATGGCGTTGATATAGGTAATAAAGACCCCCTGGAAGTCCTTGTATGTTGGGGGTTTACTGTAAAAAGCATTATTCTCTGTGACATCATCTGCCCTCTGCCTCTCATGGACGAAGAAGCCCTGACTGACCTGATGGTCGATCTATCTTTGAAGATATGGGGTTATCAAGAGGGAGCATGA